A genomic region of Christiangramia sp. OXR-203 contains the following coding sequences:
- a CDS encoding RNA helicase: protein MEETPKSENHKKMKCGIIMPIASHSDYPTDHWTDVLDILIEAIEETDFEPRLVSDDVAVGLIHDRIVTNIYNDEIIVCDVSSKNPNVMFELGLRLAFDKPTIIIKDELTGYSFDTGVIEHINYPSSLRFNEIVKFKIELKKRINATYKKSQEESDYSPFLKSFGKKIVPASIQQTEIPEGKFILEQINLMRNDLRSLKNKDSAVKSFNNNTKNERMVLEYYIKDQIAKGKIPNERDAITLRNALLHQGVDLEVDFIKDYLRNIDHFLPKKL, encoded by the coding sequence ATGGAAGAAACTCCTAAATCAGAAAATCATAAAAAAATGAAATGTGGTATTATAATGCCGATAGCTTCTCATTCTGATTATCCAACCGATCATTGGACCGACGTTTTAGATATACTTATTGAAGCTATAGAAGAGACGGACTTCGAGCCTAGATTGGTAAGTGATGATGTAGCCGTTGGACTAATTCATGATAGAATAGTAACAAATATTTACAATGATGAAATTATTGTTTGTGATGTTAGCTCTAAAAACCCGAATGTGATGTTTGAATTGGGATTAAGATTAGCTTTTGATAAGCCGACTATTATAATTAAAGATGAACTTACTGGTTATTCTTTTGATACTGGAGTTATTGAGCATATAAATTATCCATCTTCACTGCGGTTCAATGAAATCGTTAAATTTAAAATAGAACTAAAAAAGAGGATTAATGCTACTTATAAAAAATCTCAAGAAGAAAGTGACTATTCTCCATTTCTAAAAAGCTTCGGAAAAAAAATTGTGCCGGCATCAATTCAGCAAACCGAGATTCCAGAAGGAAAATTTATTTTAGAGCAAATTAATTTAATGAGAAACGATTTGCGATCTCTGAAAAATAAAGATTCTGCAGTAAAATCTTTTAATAATAATACAAAAAATGAGAGAATGGTTTTGGAGTACTATATAAAAGATCAAATTGCAAAAGGTAAAATACCGAATGAAAGAGATGCTATAACCTTGAGAAATGCTTTGTTGCATCAAGGTGTAGACTTAGAAGTAGATTTCATAAAGGATTATCTCAGAAATATTGATCATTTCTTACCAAAAAAACTATAG
- a CDS encoding reverse transcriptase domain-containing protein — protein sequence MAKTLLEKISSQENLLNAWGKLNKTNKSSHGLDKISIEEFGDNIDDKILSISNKLQSGTYQFSQNRAVLIPKDNGKFRPLQVPNISDRLVLKAIAIELEDQFKSVIKKSDGVSFAYQKKLGVKDAIDKIKELYDKGNHFVLEADLVNFFGTVDKDELLNKQIFPKLKDDSLNNLITSALNQKIGGLDKIKTKDRKYFKGLNNGIPQGNPLSPLLSNIYLSPFDIFLKSNNYNLVRYADDFVILCESEELCRKAYEDSKKMLNKLNLEIHPLEEKGKTNIININKEPFDFLSITFNGSKFYPSEKNVSRFKSKIRDICNGTVDYNVLTLLKKISNVYEGWISAFYYTEIERYSEEIDYYINRQLFLVLSKYDWKFTPKTKGKLPREYKQKGESADCLSKKQRSKSGIPLCEELLKIKRSSKNAT from the coding sequence ATGGCAAAAACATTACTAGAAAAAATTTCCTCCCAAGAGAATTTACTAAATGCTTGGGGAAAACTTAACAAGACTAATAAATCTTCACACGGATTAGATAAAATTTCCATTGAAGAATTTGGGGATAATATTGATGATAAAATACTATCAATATCCAACAAACTTCAGTCCGGCACTTATCAATTTTCCCAAAACAGAGCAGTTTTAATTCCAAAAGATAATGGAAAGTTTAGACCACTTCAAGTTCCAAATATTTCAGACCGATTGGTTCTAAAAGCTATTGCCATTGAGCTGGAAGATCAATTTAAATCAGTAATTAAAAAAAGTGATGGAGTAAGTTTTGCTTATCAAAAGAAGTTAGGAGTTAAAGATGCTATTGATAAGATTAAAGAATTATATGACAAAGGTAACCATTTTGTATTGGAAGCTGATTTAGTGAACTTTTTCGGTACCGTAGACAAAGACGAACTCTTAAATAAGCAAATATTCCCCAAACTTAAAGATGACAGTTTAAACAATCTCATTACATCTGCTTTAAACCAAAAAATTGGTGGTTTAGATAAAATTAAAACGAAGGATAGGAAATATTTTAAAGGTTTAAACAATGGAATACCTCAAGGTAATCCATTATCTCCGTTATTATCCAACATTTACCTCTCCCCGTTTGATATTTTTCTTAAGAGTAATAATTATAACCTGGTCCGCTATGCAGATGATTTTGTAATTCTATGCGAGAGCGAAGAATTATGTAGAAAGGCTTACGAAGACAGTAAAAAAATGCTAAATAAGTTGAATTTGGAAATCCACCCTTTAGAAGAAAAAGGGAAAACAAACATTATCAATATTAACAAAGAACCTTTCGATTTTCTTTCAATCACCTTCAATGGAAGTAAATTTTACCCATCAGAAAAAAACGTTTCTAGATTTAAAAGTAAAATAAGAGATATTTGTAATGGAACTGTAGACTACAATGTTCTAACTCTACTCAAGAAAATTTCGAATGTTTATGAAGGATGGATATCTGCCTTCTACTATACAGAAATTGAGAGGTATTCAGAAGAAATAGACTACTATATTAATCGACAATTATTCTTAGTTTTAAGTAAGTATGACTGGAAATTTACTCCAAAAACTAAAGGGAAATTACCAAGAGAATACAAACAAAAGGGTGAAAGCGCAGATTGCCTTTCAAAAAAACAAAGATCAAAATCTGGTATTCCTCTTTGCGAAGAACTTCTTAAAATTAAACGGAGTAGTAAAAACGCCACATAA
- a CDS encoding alpha/beta hydrolase, producing the protein MIKKISLIVLISCISWTYAQEIKFKTSEKGINIGHIDTIYSKILNEEREILIYLPESIKYDDYKREKYPVIYLLDGRYNFLQLVALERQYAEKNDTKILPEMIIVGISNENQNKRQLDYSPTISGNPESYGRGDQFLGFINEELFKYIENRYPASDQNRTIIGHSFGGVAVLNALSRHSDLFENYLLIDASFWFENELFLNDSEYGLKNKNLTNKNLFIGIANTSQYGSTLETIQKDTLSVNKYVRHSLELKDQLNTSSTGPNLKWKYYENDSHGSTVFPAQLDALRFFYSWFEFKEERKYQGKYELPTSEEESFSRLTEKHFKMVSDELGYNFYPTVPWLINNSDMLLNYHKLPNQAKELLYLSKKYYPKNEQIEKKLQQIN; encoded by the coding sequence ATGATTAAAAAAATATCTCTTATCGTTTTAATTTCATGTATTTCATGGACTTACGCTCAAGAAATTAAATTTAAAACATCTGAAAAAGGAATAAATATCGGCCATATCGATACAATTTATTCTAAGATTTTAAATGAGGAAAGAGAAATTCTCATTTACCTCCCAGAAAGTATAAAATATGATGACTATAAAAGAGAAAAATATCCTGTAATATATCTTCTAGATGGTAGATATAATTTTCTTCAATTGGTAGCTTTGGAAAGACAGTATGCCGAAAAAAATGACACTAAAATTCTGCCAGAAATGATAATTGTTGGTATTTCAAATGAAAACCAAAATAAAAGACAATTAGATTATTCCCCAACTATTTCAGGAAATCCTGAAAGCTACGGCAGAGGCGATCAATTTTTAGGTTTTATAAATGAGGAATTATTTAAGTACATAGAAAATCGATATCCAGCATCAGATCAAAATAGAACTATTATCGGACATTCTTTTGGAGGAGTTGCGGTATTGAATGCACTATCAAGACATTCAGATTTGTTTGAAAATTATTTGTTGATTGATGCAAGTTTTTGGTTTGAGAATGAACTATTTCTAAATGATTCAGAGTATGGTCTAAAGAATAAAAATCTGACTAATAAAAACCTGTTCATAGGTATTGCCAATACTTCTCAATATGGTAGCACTCTTGAAACGATTCAGAAAGACACCCTTAGTGTGAATAAGTATGTTCGTCATTCCTTAGAATTAAAAGATCAATTGAATACATCTTCCACTGGACCAAATTTAAAATGGAAATATTATGAAAATGATAGCCATGGAAGCACTGTTTTTCCAGCACAATTAGATGCCTTAAGATTTTTTTACTCTTGGTTTGAATTTAAAGAAGAAAGAAAATATCAAGGGAAATACGAACTTCCAACAAGCGAAGAAGAATCATTTTCTCGATTGACTGAAAAACATTTTAAAATGGTTTCAGATGAATTAGGTTATAATTTCTATCCAACTGTTCCTTGGCTAATCAATAATTCTGACATGCTTTTAAATTATCATAAACTTCCTAATCAGGCGAAAGAATTACTTTATCTATCAAAAAAATATTATCCGAAAAACGAACAAATTGAAAAAAAATTACAACAAATAAACTAG